In one Culex quinquefasciatus strain JHB chromosome 2, VPISU_Cqui_1.0_pri_paternal, whole genome shotgun sequence genomic region, the following are encoded:
- the LOC6035982 gene encoding nuclear pore glycoprotein p62: MSFTFGLPATSTAAAAPTLGAPAAAPAASSASTGFSFGSTATSAPTLSFGGGLGATAAATPAATNAPTAAPVAPATAAIPAATTSQLTLGSFAAPKPADSAAQPAVNLTTTTQTTQSTAVSGAQQLNFCQLEEFINKWTLELEEQEKLFTNQATQVNAWDKLLLGNGEKIIALNDAVDKVKAEQVAMEQELEFITAQHTELEECIIPLEEELSKIVQVDIERGQTYSMAETLDSQLKQMSEDLKEVIEHLNESNKYSDPSDPLVQIGKILNAHMNSLQWIESSTSGIANRLEDIGKMHDTLRKDNERSFRLTYYDN; this comes from the coding sequence ATGAGTTTCACGTTCGGTCTTCCTGCCACCAGCACCGCGGCAGCTGCCCCCACACTGGGCGCTCCAGCCGCCGCCCCTGCGGCATCGTCCGCTAGCACCGGTTTCAGCTTCGGCAGCACGGCAACTTCCGCTCCGACGCTGTCCTTCGGGGGTGGTCTTGGCGCCACCGCAGCGGCTACTCCGGCCGCCACTAATGCTCCTACAGCTGCACCGGTGGCCCCTGCAACGGCGGCGATTCCTGCGGCCACGACCAGCCAACTTACGCTGGGTAGTTTTGCGGCCCCAAAACCGGCAGATTCCGCGGCCCAACCGGCCGTCAATTTGACCACGACAACTCAAACGACCCAGTCGACGGCGGTTTCCGGTGCGCAGCAGCTCAACTTTTGCCAGCTGGAAGAGTTCATCAACAAGTGGACACTGGAGCTGGAGGAGCAGGAGAAGCTGTTTACGAACCAGGCCACTCAGGTCAACGCTTGGGACAAACTCCTTCTTGGAAATGGCGAAAAAATCATCGCTCTCAACGATGCTGTCGACAAGGTCAAGGCCGAACAGGTCGCCATGGAACAGGAGCTGGAATTCATTACCGCGCAGCACACGGAACTCGAAGAGTGCATAATCCCGCTCGAAGAAGAACTCTCGAAAATCGTCCAGGTGGACATCGAGCGCGGCCAGACGTACTCGATGGCGGAAACGCTGGACTCGCAGCTGAAGCAAATGTCCGAGGACCTGAAGGAAGTGATCGAGCACCTCAACGAGTCCAACAAGTACTCCGATCCGAGTGACCCCTTGGTGCAGATTGGAAAGATTTTGAACGCCCACATGAACTCGCTGCAGTGGATCGAATCGTCGACGTCCGGAATCGCGAACCGGCTCGAGGATATCGGCAAGATGCACGACACGCTGCGGAAGGACAATGAACGGTCGTTCCGGCTTACCTACTATGACAACTAG
- the LOC6035915 gene encoding uncharacterized protein LOC6035915 gives MATSAAAAKATTKMKPTTTAVGGAAGFLTGGGADLGPRKAPIVSAGTDQDELDMFLSEITVQFDDEVQTLYVGPVEIVDDDEKNGKKGPPKGTSGAVAAGPAKVQHQGKVNDDVTKSATKASDANGAEAVTARKTKQAEEEGVGGAGDSGGRQEERVAKEVDSANDGRPHRLTEAVAASSSSSVVIDPKNDGENCQTEKDLIEPTLEKTPAKVASIALAAKPTAIISPSTKRKSPTQPEEEEPAAPRNPTTHQSQRISKRLKLTQPIKEEAIKSAPLPEKTEQEDRTESIGEEDNPPPEGELIVPDVLPGQPQQEEEEEAQVVYEVVVPYDKDSSPAGSDSGIENEGAEQLSKAAVLEVLPAQEENDDDGETVVEHIPEDLTEQQESENTQQEEEAPDEGKGGRVIKCAKCVMSFKHVLWYKKHLMNYHGIDLSNIAHFLSNLQTLDEGIQGGEGQDDVEEEYADFQLEKTGQEEGETVNETEKTDSSQQLQADGVARLRQEQEATPSTPSPNTLQMYPEVKLSTSGKSKQQQQQQQQTRRRKEKHVPINADADMKIKHEFVASSPASSTMVQSDESASGSQPLLDNVFVVKYLEQAAFMAGAPNSNVLLGLPDGQGKSNKQNSKLADPLATDGSEDTDGLTPYERAKIVTLPTEDGPQFTCTVCEAVFDERQAAQDHVNFVHKDVKRRSCPHCGRTFTQTGDLTRHVRIHTGIRPFKCPYEGCSLAFISSGDLHKHVRRHQQNVPKPHVCGTCGKSFERNFDLKRHSSMHAMDDPNFTGFGCELCGKVFARKDQYRAHTYRHIGYKPHKCQQCGKSFSDSSNFAKHQKTHEMDGLILICDHCNKPFKNKTGISKHVLHCKYKHKKQQDGNAEKTPRKKYVKKEVDSSIEIGETSLQAHC, from the exons ATGGCGACTTCGGCTGCTGCTGCTAAGGCAACGACCAAGATgaaaccaacaacaacagcgGTCGGGGGTGCTGCGGGGTTTTTAACCGGCGGAGGTGCCGATTTGGGACCGCGGAAGGCTCCGATCGTGTCCGCCGGAACGGATCAGGACGAGCTGGACATGTTCCTGAGCGAAATTACGGTCCAGTTTGACGACGAGGTGCAAACGCTGTACGTGGGCCCAGTTGAAATAGTGGACGATGACGAGAAGAACGGCAAGAAGGGACCGCCGAAGGGAACTTCCGGCGCTGTTGCGGCAGGACCCGCCAAGGTTCAGCACCAGGGGAAGGTAAACGATGACGTCACGAAGTCGGCGACGAAAGCATCGGACGCCAACGGAGCAGAAGCGGTCACGGCAAGAAAAACAAAGCAAGCCGAGGAGGAAGGGGTGGGTGGTGCTGGTGATTCCGGTGGGAGGCAGGAGGAGAGGGTGGCCAAAGAGGTGGATTCAGCAAATGACGGCCGTCCCCATCGTTTGACAGAAGCAGTGGCAGCAAGCAGCAGCAGTTCTGTTGTTATTGATCCGAAAAACGATGGAGAAAATTGCCAGACAGAAAAAG atctgATAGAACCTACGCTAGAAAAGACACCCGCCAAGGTCGCGTCCATCGCACTTGCCGCAAAGCCAACGGCCATAATCTCGCCAAGCACAAAGCGCAAATCGCCGACGCAACCGGAAGAGGAAGAACCAGCTGCACCCCGAAACCCCACCACCCACCAGTCGCAGCGAATAAGCAAGCGACTAAAGTTGACACAACCAATCAAGGAGGAAGCCATCAAATCGGCACCACTTCCGGAGAAAACCGAGCAGGAAGATCGCACCGAGTCGATCGGCGAAGAGGACAATCCACCGCCGGAAGGTGAGCTGATCGTGCCGGACGTGCTACCTGGGCAGCcacagcaggaggaggaggaagaggcgCAGGTCGTGTACGAGGTGGTTGTACCGTACGACAAGGACTCCTCGCCGGCCGGAAGCGATAGCGGGATTGAGAACGAAGGCGCCGAGCAGCTGAGCAAGGCTGCTGTGTTGGAGGTGCTGCCAGCACAAgaagaaaacgacgacgacggcgagacTGTTGTTGAACACATTCCAGAGGATTTGACTGAGCAGCAGGAGAGCGAGAATACTCAACAGGAGGAGGAGGCCCCGGATGAGGGTAAGGGCGGTCGCGTGATCAAGTGCGCGAAATGTGTAATGTCCTTTAAGCACGTGTTGTGGTACAAGAAGCATCTGATGAATTACCACGGGATCGATTTGAGCAACATTGCTCACTTTCTGTCGAACCTGCAAACGCTGGACGAGGGCATCCAGGGTGGGGAGGGCCAGGACGATGTCGAGGAAGAGTATGCGGATTTCCAGCTGGAAAAGACTGGCCAGGAAGAGGGCGAAACAGTGAATGAAACCGAAAAGACTGACAGCAGCCAGCAGCTACAAGCGGATGGCGTCGCTAGATTGCGTCAAGAGCAGGAAGCAACTCCCTCAACTCCGAGTCCCAACACACTGCAAATGTACCCGGAGGTCAAGCTGTCGACGAGTGGCAAgtccaagcagcagcagcagcaacaacagcagacTCGACGACGCAAGGAGAAGCATGTTCCCATCAACGCGGACGCCGATATGAAGATCAAGCACGAGTTCGTGGCATCTTCGCCGGCTTCGTCGACGATGGTTCAGTCGGACGAATCTGCCAGCGGTTCGCAGCCTTTGCTCGACAACGTGTTTGTGGTGAAATATCTTGAGCAGGCAGCATTCATGGCCGGAGCACCCAATTCGAACGTCCTGCTCGGGTTGCCCGATGGCCAAGGAAAAAGCAACAAGCAAAACTCAAAACTGGCCGATCCGCTGGCGACCGATGGCTCCGAAGACACGGACGGGTTAACTCCGTATGAGCGGGCCAAAATCGTGACCTTGCCGACGGAAGACGGGCCACAGTTTACCTGTACCGTTTGCGAAGCGGTCTTCGACGAGCGTCAAGCCGCCCAGGATCACGTCAACTTCGTCCACAAGGACGTGAAGCGGCGCAGCTGCCCCCACTGTGGTCGCACCTTCACCCAAACCGGAGATCTGACACGACACGTGCGCATCCACACCGGCATTCGGCCCTTCAAGTGTCCCTACGAGGGCTGCTCGTTGGCGTTCATTTCGTCCGGCGATCTGCACAAACACGTCCGCCGCCACCAGCAGAACGTCCCGAAGCCGCACGTTTGCGGCACCTGCGGCAAAAGTTTCGAGCGCAACTTTGACCTCAAACGGCACAGCTCGATGCACGCGATGGACGATCCGAACTTTACCGGGTTTGGCTGCGAGCTGTGCGGGAAGGTTTTCGCTCGGAAG GACCAGTACCGCGCCCACACGTACCGCCACATCGGCTATAAGCCGCACAAGTGCCAGCAGTGCGGCAAGAGCTTCTCGGACTCGTCCAACTTTGCCAAGCACCAGAAGACACACGAGATGGACGGGCTCATCCTGATCTGCGACCACTGCAACAAACCGTTCAAGAACAAAACTGGCATCTCCAAGCACGTGCTGCACTGCAAGTACAAACACAAGAAGCAGCAGGACGGAAACGCGGAGAAAACGCCGCGGAAAAAGTACGTCAAGAAGGAGGTCGATTCGTCGATTGAGATTGGCGAGACGAGCCTGCAGGCGCACTGCTAG
- the LOC119766721 gene encoding uncharacterized protein LOC119766721: MKNINSCARAWQRPPWQRINKPKRYIPECTPTKPLIPKLEMAAYGRILLFLIRNFFSLFLAHRMGVWRPRPALAYDPDVESGIRDDDDDDDLAELAVAYFERLNELDRASVVHEPRSLAELAFAAIPVTEPLDDWTSNQMETSPPIRTGKPNLFGNTEISRCLSDSYGPRREIEGRGSVKDVGGGAGGA; encoded by the exons atgaaaaacataaatagCTGCGCGCGCGCTTGGCAACGCCCCCCTTGGCAACGAATCAACAAGCCGAAAAGGTATATACCCGAGTGCACCCCTACCAAACCCCTCATTCCCAAACTGGAGATGGCGGCGTACGGTCGTATTCTACTATTTCTAATCCGCAATTTCTTTTCTCTCTTTCTAGCGCACCGCATGGGTGTCTGGCGGCCCCGGCCAGCCTTGGCCTATGACCCGGATGTCGAATCGGGCATCCGggatgatgacgatgacgatgaccTGGCAGAACTCGCAGTGGCCTATTTCGAGCGGCTCAACGAGCTAGACCGCGCGTCAGTGGTTCACGAACCGAGATCGCTAGCGGAACTCGCTTTCGCAGCGATCCCGGTTACGGAACCACTCGACGATTGGACCTCTAATCAG ATGGAAACCTCGCCACCTATCAGGACTGGAAAACCAAATCTTTTTGGTAACACAGAG ATCAGTCGCTGCTTATCGGATTCATACGGTCCTCGACGGGAGATTGAAGGACGAGGTTCGGTTAAAGATGTCGGAGGTGGAGCAGGAGGAGCatga